A genomic region of Gemmata massiliana contains the following coding sequences:
- a CDS encoding terminase gpA endonuclease subunit: protein MPKRKGEPKPQGTGAVKSKPAAVKKTATKATAAPRTKPKPSPKPTPRAKPSAAPVPLARPAASSAERDRLANASRLRSDTKREAGPCPDIMDPDRRGACSRALRLFCETYAPQAFSMGWSEAHLRAIARIEEATTRGALFAFAMPRGSGKTTISRMGALWATLNAVCRYAFVIGATADKAGDSLTAIKTLIRFSEALALDYPEVSHYARALGGIANRASGQTCDSVSTLIEWSSDGIVFPTVPPPENWPRHWPLRADGMVPTSGIVIATSGLTGDGLRGSLKALTTGEMVRPDFVLLDDPQTPESARSKTQNVVREQLVSADVLGMAGPGKKIAAVMPCTVIEPGDMVDHLLDRKKHPLWRGERTGILRSLPRNLTAWDGYFEEYARCAQLEPPDFTDSNAYYVAHQVELEEGAEASWDERKDPEDISAIQHAMHLRFRDPFAFAAEYMNDPKPLHAVAASVLDPDQLAKKVTNLPRLAVPRSCTRLTAFVDVGEHVLWYAVVAWDERFGGSVIDYGPYPDQTRLYFAAADARPTLSTLPGMDKIPLEAVIYAGLTAVTDRILGRKYVQEETGTELHVERCPIDANYGPLTDLVYDFCRRSKHAGALLPSHGKYIGPKATPIANWKRLDGEQIGPGWRISTAETGKRGRKVVFDTNKFKSFVAERFRTPRGAPGCLQLFAASQAEHQLFADHCAAEYPKPRDPGAAGYEVDEWVARLNRDNHWWDCVVGATVAASILGLRWDAGAAAGAPPVVVTRKKVRLSDKFREKHGVNY from the coding sequence ATGCCGAAGCGGAAGGGCGAGCCCAAGCCTCAAGGGACTGGCGCGGTTAAGTCGAAGCCGGCAGCGGTCAAGAAGACCGCAACCAAGGCGACGGCCGCGCCGCGCACCAAACCGAAACCATCTCCCAAACCCACACCCCGCGCGAAGCCGTCGGCTGCACCCGTTCCCCTGGCGCGCCCGGCGGCGAGTAGCGCCGAGCGCGACCGGCTCGCGAACGCTTCTCGACTGCGGAGCGACACCAAGCGCGAGGCCGGGCCGTGCCCGGACATTATGGACCCGGACCGTCGGGGGGCGTGCAGCCGGGCGCTCCGGCTGTTCTGCGAGACCTACGCCCCGCAAGCGTTCTCGATGGGGTGGAGCGAGGCGCACTTGCGCGCGATCGCTCGGATCGAGGAGGCCACGACCCGGGGCGCCCTGTTCGCGTTCGCCATGCCCCGCGGGTCGGGCAAGACCACGATCAGCCGCATGGGCGCGCTCTGGGCCACGCTCAACGCGGTGTGCCGGTACGCGTTCGTGATCGGAGCCACCGCGGACAAGGCCGGGGACTCGCTCACCGCGATCAAGACCCTGATCCGGTTCTCCGAGGCGCTCGCGCTCGATTACCCCGAGGTGTCGCACTACGCCCGCGCGCTGGGCGGGATCGCGAACCGGGCCAGCGGGCAAACGTGCGACAGCGTGTCCACGCTGATCGAGTGGTCGAGTGACGGGATCGTGTTCCCGACCGTGCCGCCGCCGGAGAACTGGCCCCGGCACTGGCCCCTGCGCGCCGACGGGATGGTGCCCACGTCGGGCATCGTGATCGCGACCAGCGGGCTCACCGGGGACGGGCTGCGGGGCTCGCTCAAGGCCCTCACCACCGGCGAGATGGTGCGCCCCGACTTCGTGCTCCTGGACGACCCGCAGACGCCCGAGAGCGCGCGGTCGAAGACCCAGAACGTGGTGCGCGAGCAGCTCGTGAGCGCCGACGTGCTCGGGATGGCGGGCCCCGGGAAGAAGATCGCGGCCGTGATGCCGTGCACCGTGATCGAGCCCGGCGACATGGTGGACCACCTGCTCGACCGCAAGAAGCACCCGCTCTGGCGCGGGGAGCGCACCGGCATCCTGCGCTCGCTCCCGCGGAACCTCACCGCGTGGGACGGGTACTTCGAGGAGTACGCCCGGTGCGCGCAGCTCGAACCGCCCGACTTCACGGACTCGAACGCCTACTACGTCGCCCACCAGGTCGAGCTCGAAGAAGGTGCCGAGGCGAGTTGGGACGAGCGCAAAGATCCCGAGGACATCAGCGCGATCCAGCACGCGATGCACCTGCGGTTCCGCGACCCGTTCGCGTTCGCGGCCGAGTACATGAACGACCCGAAGCCGCTCCACGCGGTCGCGGCGTCCGTGCTCGACCCGGACCAGCTCGCCAAGAAGGTCACGAACCTGCCCCGGCTCGCGGTCCCGCGCTCGTGTACGCGACTGACGGCGTTCGTGGACGTCGGGGAGCACGTGCTCTGGTACGCGGTGGTCGCGTGGGACGAGCGCTTCGGCGGGAGCGTGATCGACTACGGCCCGTACCCGGACCAGACTCGCCTGTACTTCGCCGCGGCCGACGCGCGCCCGACCCTCTCGACGCTGCCCGGGATGGACAAGATCCCGCTGGAGGCGGTGATCTACGCCGGGCTCACCGCGGTCACGGATCGGATCTTGGGCCGCAAGTACGTGCAGGAGGAGACCGGGACCGAGCTTCATGTCGAGCGGTGCCCGATCGACGCGAACTACGGGCCGCTCACGGACCTCGTGTACGACTTCTGCCGGCGCTCCAAACACGCCGGCGCCCTGCTCCCGTCGCACGGCAAGTACATCGGCCCGAAGGCCACCCCGATCGCGAACTGGAAGCGCCTGGACGGGGAGCAGATCGGCCCGGGGTGGCGCATCTCGACCGCGGAAACCGGGAAGCGCGGGCGCAAGGTGGTGTTCGACACGAACAAGTTCAAGTCGTTCGTGGCCGAGCGGTTCCGGACCCCGCGCGGGGCGCCCGGGTGCCTCCAGTTGTTCGCTGCGAGCCAAGCCGAGCACCAACTGTTCGCGGACCACTGCGCCGCCGAATACCCGAAGCCCCGAGACCCGGGAGCCGCGGGGTACGAGGTCGATGAGTGGGTGGCCCGATTGAACCGGGACAACCACTGGTGGGACTGCGTGGTCGGGGCCACGGTCGCGGCGAGCATCCTGGGCCTGCGCTGGGACGCCGGGGCCGCGGCCGGCGCCCCGCCGGTGGTGGTCACGCGCAAAAAGGTCCGCTTGTCCGACAAGTTCCGCGAGAAACACGGAGTGAACTACTGA
- a CDS encoding ATP-dependent nuclease, whose amino-acid sequence MLSSEGDGVRSFAGVIINLFAPEASIVLLDEPEAFLHPPQCRLLGRILAREQERDVQLFVATHSGDILRGLLDENTSRLRILRLQRGNNTTEIRELNAERIREYWNDPLIRYSNILDGIFHEKVILCEGDSDNRFYAAILDTLWSQNGKELRRPDVMFAHCGGKSRLPMVVEALRKLGVPIAVVADFDILNNAEPLKSLCDKLGAQWSEIEKHWRVVKTEIDKKKPSLDMEDLKKEILNILNSISSPTLPSADRRKIENELKRSSPWTEAKCIGRPYIPSGDATNHANQLFSILEKSGLYIVPVGEVEGWVKSIGNHGPLWVNNVLENVDLNKSEYDQARDFVRKIVENKQ is encoded by the coding sequence GTGTTATCGAGTGAAGGGGATGGTGTCCGAAGCTTCGCCGGAGTGATTATAAATCTCTTTGCTCCGGAGGCTTCAATTGTTCTTCTGGACGAGCCTGAGGCTTTTTTGCATCCCCCGCAGTGCCGGCTCCTTGGGCGCATTTTAGCTCGCGAGCAAGAGCGGGATGTCCAGCTCTTTGTTGCGACACACAGTGGAGATATTCTGCGAGGCCTGCTTGATGAGAACACCTCAAGACTCCGCATCCTGCGACTACAGAGAGGAAATAATACAACAGAAATAAGAGAATTAAACGCGGAGAGAATTAGAGAATATTGGAATGATCCTCTTATTAGGTATTCTAATATTCTTGATGGCATTTTTCATGAGAAAGTGATTTTGTGCGAAGGTGATTCGGACAACAGGTTCTACGCGGCGATTCTTGATACACTTTGGTCTCAAAATGGCAAAGAACTTCGTCGTCCGGACGTTATGTTTGCTCACTGCGGTGGCAAGTCGCGATTGCCTATGGTTGTAGAGGCTCTTCGCAAGCTTGGCGTTCCGATTGCAGTGGTTGCCGATTTTGACATATTAAATAATGCCGAGCCACTTAAGAGTTTATGTGACAAGCTAGGTGCGCAGTGGTCAGAAATCGAAAAACACTGGCGTGTAGTCAAGACGGAAATTGATAAGAAGAAGCCATCTCTAGATATGGAGGATTTGAAGAAGGAGATACTTAATATCCTGAACTCAATCTCGTCGCCTACACTTCCTTCGGCAGATCGAAGAAAAATCGAGAACGAACTTAAACGATCTTCGCCTTGGACAGAAGCAAAATGCATTGGTAGACCGTATATTCCCAGTGGAGATGCTACAAACCACGCAAACCAGTTGTTTAGCATTCTTGAAAAATCTGGGCTGTATATTGTTCCGGTTGGCGAAGTTGAAGGCTGGGTGAAAAGCATCGGCAACCACGGGCCACTATGGGTAAATAATGTATTGGAGAATGTAGATCTCAATAAGTCAGAGTACGATCAAGCCAGAGATTTTGTAAGAAAAATTGTTGAAAATAAACAATAA
- a CDS encoding ATP-binding cassette domain-containing protein, giving the protein MFNEQIGLRNIGSLKSSVKNIAFNSNVNIEFKPNDIVVIVGPNGSGKSATLKGISSFISHGDTKRLIAPVTSVTIDYQGTKDDFENMILSSITPAESGYLSYRRDGSTHTSHLGGMWGSKKFKVFADFLCRQVTTIERLTAADPVKRIRVTSKPYVPIQYMTTDDNFEKRISSLFREAFGNDLIVNHGAGEDIVLHVGKRPVCNDGSDRVSRRYVEMVEN; this is encoded by the coding sequence ATTTTTAATGAACAAATTGGTCTAAGAAACATTGGATCTTTAAAAAGTAGTGTTAAAAATATTGCATTTAATTCAAATGTTAATATTGAATTCAAGCCAAATGATATAGTTGTAATTGTCGGGCCAAATGGATCTGGAAAAAGCGCAACACTAAAGGGGATTTCGTCATTTATTTCTCATGGCGATACCAAGCGACTCATCGCTCCTGTGACATCGGTGACAATTGATTACCAAGGGACAAAGGATGATTTTGAGAACATGATATTATCCTCGATAACGCCAGCAGAAAGCGGATATCTATCATACAGGCGGGACGGCTCGACGCATACTAGCCATCTCGGAGGGATGTGGGGCAGCAAGAAATTTAAAGTATTTGCGGATTTCCTATGCCGCCAAGTCACCACAATCGAAAGGTTGACGGCTGCGGACCCAGTCAAACGTATACGAGTGACTTCTAAGCCGTATGTTCCAATTCAATACATGACGACTGATGATAATTTCGAGAAGCGTATAAGCTCGTTATTCCGAGAGGCATTTGGAAACGATCTGATAGTCAATCACGGAGCGGGCGAAGACATTGTACTCCATGTAGGAAAGCGGCCAGTTTGCAATGATGGCTCTGACCGCGTGAGTAGAAGGTATGTTGAGATGGTTGAGAACTGA
- a CDS encoding phage portal protein, which produces MSALMRAGEPTPGKITIVDHNGRPFRSERTVTRRASYDAARTDNENKKHFAPADDLAAVGQLTPEVRRVLRKRTRHEVLNNCYAAGIVRTLVTDTVGTGARLQMLTDDDALNRSVEDLWRVWAAAADWPLTSRVLCGVEIVAGECFGVFRDSKRLERLGLPVTLDVRLIEPDQVAHPAGYYPLGNTNGDDGIECDEDGDPTTYLILKKHPGDPRSLWVTGQADRVDARNVLHWLRPERPGQLRGVTMLTPALPILAQLRRFTTATLTAAEVAALLAGVLELPDGNLDPNGPEDDDTPVAMDTIPLVRGMLLTVPGGAKVTQFKPEQPTTNHDMFVATKLREIGRAIDMPFGKVAGDHSRYNYSSGRMDDGPYWHGRDIHRQGLEAKVFDPALYRWFEFAKFAIPKLIGYEGQWWKLRHRWQYDARPVTDPVKDASADELNLTNGADTLAAIAARDGVSEEELVIARKRTYDLFVKHGLPLPPWMVGTQAPARTTTDEPAPAQEGTRAA; this is translated from the coding sequence GTGAGCGCACTCATGCGCGCCGGCGAACCCACGCCCGGCAAGATCACGATCGTCGACCACAACGGCCGACCGTTCCGCTCCGAGCGCACCGTCACCCGGCGCGCGAGTTACGACGCCGCGCGCACCGACAACGAGAACAAGAAACACTTCGCGCCGGCCGACGACCTGGCGGCGGTCGGGCAGCTCACACCCGAGGTCCGGCGCGTGCTCCGCAAGCGCACCCGGCACGAGGTGCTCAACAACTGTTACGCGGCCGGGATCGTCCGCACGCTCGTCACCGACACCGTGGGCACCGGGGCGCGGCTCCAGATGCTCACCGACGACGACGCGCTGAACCGGTCCGTCGAGGACCTGTGGCGCGTGTGGGCGGCCGCGGCCGACTGGCCCCTCACCTCGCGCGTCCTGTGCGGGGTCGAGATCGTCGCCGGCGAGTGCTTCGGCGTGTTCCGGGACTCCAAGCGCCTCGAACGGCTCGGGCTGCCCGTGACGCTCGACGTGCGGCTCATCGAGCCCGACCAGGTCGCGCACCCGGCGGGTTATTACCCGCTCGGCAACACGAACGGCGACGACGGGATCGAGTGCGACGAGGACGGCGACCCGACCACCTACCTGATCCTGAAAAAGCACCCGGGTGACCCGCGCTCATTGTGGGTCACCGGTCAAGCCGACCGGGTGGACGCGCGGAACGTGCTCCACTGGCTCCGGCCCGAGCGCCCGGGCCAGCTCCGGGGCGTGACGATGCTCACGCCCGCGCTCCCGATCCTGGCCCAGCTCCGCCGGTTCACGACCGCCACGCTCACCGCGGCCGAGGTCGCGGCCCTGCTCGCCGGCGTGCTCGAACTGCCCGACGGGAACCTGGACCCGAACGGCCCGGAAGACGACGACACCCCGGTCGCGATGGACACGATCCCGCTCGTGCGCGGGATGCTCTTGACGGTCCCGGGCGGAGCGAAGGTCACCCAGTTCAAGCCCGAGCAGCCGACCACGAACCACGACATGTTCGTCGCGACCAAGCTGCGCGAGATCGGGCGGGCGATCGACATGCCGTTCGGGAAGGTGGCCGGGGACCACTCGCGCTACAACTACTCGTCGGGCCGGATGGACGACGGCCCGTACTGGCACGGCCGCGACATCCACCGCCAGGGCCTCGAAGCGAAGGTGTTCGACCCGGCCCTGTACCGGTGGTTCGAGTTCGCCAAGTTCGCGATCCCGAAGCTCATCGGGTACGAGGGCCAGTGGTGGAAGCTCCGGCACCGGTGGCAGTACGACGCGCGCCCGGTCACGGACCCGGTGAAGGACGCCTCGGCCGACGAGCTGAACCTGACCAACGGGGCCGACACGCTCGCCGCGATCGCGGCCCGGGACGGGGTCAGTGAGGAAGAACTGGTCATCGCGCGGAAGCGCACTTACGACCTGTTCGTGAAACACGGGCTGCCGCTCCCGCCCTGGATGGTGGGCACTCAGGCGCCGGCCCGGACCACCACGGACGAACCGGCGCCCGCACAGGAGGGCACACGTGCGGCCTGA
- a CDS encoding S49 family peptidase, which produces MRPELNTLTVPTFPRATDYAGVWAIEPSAGAALWSLAQRMDLAAHVSAAESPKLAAAEPYQTVKAGAGQQIAVIPIAGALMKAQGSMSSATSTVAARRAVRKAAADPDVSAILLHVDSPGGTVSGTADLAADVKAASKQKPVWAFAEDLCASAAYWIASQADQIFANTATAMIGSIGTLAVVYDLSGAAEQQGIKALVFGTGPIKGAGTPGAPVTEEQQAYFRDLVEGSQKSFDAAVQKSRALTDKQLAAAKTGGVFGAPEALERKLIDGIQSFDQTVAGLAAEARRANRSSTTRATGPIPDRSAAVEENVVPTQTAAGTVPTVVVAQVPAPSANDPIALMRQQAAAEVERISGINRVCGTNTTLAAQAIREGWAVERAELSALRASLASGVSAANPHAGPALNFGRGRWRMGAEAAPGVSASEALEAALRMTLGRNVDRDYRAEVCQAAHESFRNFGLQQVLMLAAIQNGYPGSPGERVTGSNLRAVLKAAFTGSDGSVDLRAAGVSNISMSGILGNVANKELLSGYVEEDMTWKEIAAVKSVSNFQQVTSYRMLDDMEYEELGPDGKIKHGTAGQESYTRQARTYAKMFTLARTDIINDDLGAFDDIRTRLGRGSSKKFNKIFWAKFINNATFFTAGRTNYISGSTTNLGTDGVGLGLGVQAFRKMKSPSADGTKAVNADTQNPVGSAPGGRPEILLVPPELEGIAEVLYRNQNLGAVASNTANIYANKYRPVVAWQLSDPAYTGYSATAWHLLNNPAYLAAVVVSFLNGNMSPTVESADADFDELGVRFRGVHDFGCDQAEYLAGVKSKGAA; this is translated from the coding sequence GTGCGGCCTGAACTGAACACGCTCACCGTTCCGACGTTCCCGCGCGCCACCGACTACGCGGGCGTGTGGGCGATCGAGCCGTCGGCCGGGGCCGCGCTCTGGTCCCTCGCTCAGCGAATGGACCTCGCGGCCCACGTGTCCGCGGCCGAGTCGCCGAAACTGGCCGCGGCCGAGCCGTACCAGACGGTCAAGGCGGGCGCGGGCCAGCAGATCGCGGTGATCCCGATCGCCGGGGCGCTGATGAAGGCCCAGGGCTCGATGTCGAGCGCGACCAGCACGGTCGCGGCCCGGCGCGCGGTGCGCAAGGCCGCGGCCGACCCCGACGTGTCCGCGATCCTGCTCCACGTCGACAGCCCCGGGGGTACAGTCAGCGGCACCGCGGACCTCGCGGCCGACGTCAAGGCCGCCTCGAAGCAGAAGCCCGTGTGGGCGTTCGCCGAGGACTTGTGTGCGTCCGCCGCGTACTGGATCGCGTCCCAGGCGGACCAGATCTTCGCGAACACCGCGACCGCGATGATCGGGTCCATCGGCACGCTCGCCGTCGTTTACGACCTGAGCGGCGCGGCCGAGCAACAGGGCATCAAGGCGCTCGTGTTCGGCACCGGGCCGATCAAGGGCGCCGGCACCCCGGGTGCGCCGGTTACCGAGGAACAGCAGGCGTACTTCCGCGATCTGGTCGAGGGCTCACAGAAGTCGTTCGACGCGGCCGTGCAAAAGTCCCGGGCGCTCACCGACAAGCAACTGGCGGCGGCGAAGACGGGCGGGGTGTTCGGGGCGCCCGAGGCCCTCGAGCGCAAGCTCATCGACGGCATCCAGTCGTTCGACCAGACCGTCGCCGGGCTCGCCGCGGAGGCGCGCCGGGCCAACCGATCGAGTACCACCCGGGCCACCGGCCCGATCCCTGACCGGAGTGCAGCCGTGGAAGAGAACGTCGTCCCCACCCAGACCGCGGCCGGCACCGTGCCCACGGTCGTCGTGGCCCAGGTTCCCGCGCCGAGCGCGAATGATCCGATCGCGCTGATGCGGCAACAGGCCGCGGCCGAGGTCGAGCGGATCAGCGGGATCAACCGCGTGTGCGGCACGAACACGACCCTCGCGGCGCAAGCGATCCGCGAGGGGTGGGCCGTCGAGCGGGCCGAGCTGAGCGCCCTGCGCGCGTCGCTCGCGAGTGGCGTGTCGGCCGCGAACCCGCACGCGGGACCGGCCCTGAACTTCGGGCGCGGGCGCTGGCGCATGGGCGCCGAAGCAGCTCCCGGCGTGTCCGCGTCCGAGGCCCTCGAAGCGGCGCTCCGGATGACGCTCGGGCGCAACGTCGATCGCGACTACCGGGCCGAAGTGTGCCAGGCCGCCCACGAGAGCTTCCGCAACTTCGGGCTGCAGCAGGTATTGATGCTGGCCGCGATCCAGAACGGGTACCCGGGCTCGCCGGGCGAGCGCGTCACGGGATCGAACCTGCGCGCGGTTTTAAAGGCCGCGTTCACCGGGAGCGACGGGAGCGTCGACCTACGCGCCGCCGGCGTCTCGAACATCTCCATGTCGGGCATTCTCGGGAATGTGGCGAATAAGGAGCTGTTGTCAGGCTACGTGGAAGAGGACATGACGTGGAAGGAGATCGCCGCCGTGAAGTCGGTGTCGAACTTCCAGCAGGTCACGAGCTACCGGATGCTCGACGACATGGAATACGAGGAGCTCGGGCCGGACGGGAAGATCAAGCACGGGACCGCGGGCCAGGAGAGCTACACCCGGCAAGCCCGCACGTACGCCAAGATGTTCACTTTGGCGCGCACCGACATCATCAACGACGACCTGGGCGCGTTCGATGACATCCGCACCCGGCTCGGGCGCGGCAGCTCCAAGAAGTTCAACAAGATCTTCTGGGCCAAGTTCATCAACAACGCCACGTTCTTCACCGCGGGGCGCACCAACTACATCTCGGGTTCGACCACGAACCTGGGCACCGACGGCGTGGGCCTCGGGCTGGGCGTGCAGGCGTTCCGCAAGATGAAGAGCCCGAGTGCCGACGGCACCAAGGCGGTCAACGCGGACACCCAGAACCCGGTCGGTTCGGCCCCGGGCGGGCGCCCCGAGATCCTGCTCGTGCCCCCGGAACTGGAGGGCATCGCAGAGGTTCTGTACCGGAACCAGAACCTGGGCGCGGTCGCGTCGAACACGGCCAACATCTATGCGAACAAGTACCGCCCGGTGGTCGCGTGGCAGCTCTCGGACCCGGCGTACACCGGGTACTCGGCGACCGCGTGGCACCTGCTCAACAACCCCGCGTACCTCGCGGCCGTGGTGGTCTCGTTCCTCAACGGGAACATGAGCCCGACGGTCGAGAGCGCGGACGCGGACTTCGACGAGCTCGGGGTCCGGTTCCGCGGGGTCCACGACTTCGGGTGCGACCAGGCCGAGTACCTGGCCGGGGTCAAGAGCAAGGGCGCCGCGTAA
- a CDS encoding IS4 family transposase, translated as MSAPIPNLARAIRTVLTADADRAAARVGFVRRRRKISGAAFIQTLVFGWIEDPRAPVDALAARCPVPGVTPQAFHKRFTPAATEFVREVLLRAVGQLVAAQPIAVPLLQRFAGVYVEDSTVVALPDTLRDTFPGCGGNTPSAGLAAIKAHVRWELTTGRITGMAFQPGRQPDGRFNATDDPLPAGALRLADLGYFDFGVLTRLSAAGVFWISRLPPNAVAAVGDERPSEVWRLLRQWSGDLLDLRVTAGNETRIGCRLLAFRCPPGVAARRREQSAERQRKKGRVVSERLRVLCEWTVFATNLPADRFTPEQVWVLYRLRWQVELLLKLWRSHGGVGQSHGRLGHRGLCEVYAKLLAMVVRHWLLLTGGGPLARMNPVRAAREARRFALAVADALPCARRLRRVLRSLRDTLALLRPRHRRRKRPSALELLFEPQTPS; from the coding sequence ATGTCGGCCCCGATTCCCAACCTCGCCCGCGCCATCCGAACCGTCCTGACCGCGGACGCCGATCGCGCGGCCGCGCGCGTCGGGTTCGTTCGCCGGCGCCGCAAGATCTCGGGCGCGGCGTTCATTCAGACCCTCGTGTTCGGTTGGATCGAGGACCCACGCGCCCCCGTTGATGCCCTTGCCGCTCGATGCCCGGTGCCGGGCGTGACCCCGCAGGCCTTCCACAAGCGGTTCACGCCGGCCGCAACCGAGTTCGTCCGGGAGGTGCTCCTCCGCGCCGTTGGCCAACTGGTGGCGGCTCAGCCTATCGCCGTCCCGCTCCTGCAACGGTTTGCGGGGGTGTACGTCGAGGACAGCACCGTCGTCGCACTCCCGGACACCCTTCGGGACACATTCCCCGGGTGCGGCGGAAATACCCCGAGCGCCGGGTTGGCTGCGATCAAGGCCCACGTCCGCTGGGAGTTGACGACCGGACGGATCACCGGAATGGCGTTCCAACCGGGCCGGCAACCCGACGGCCGGTTCAATGCCACCGACGACCCGTTGCCCGCCGGCGCGCTGCGGTTGGCCGACCTCGGGTACTTCGACTTCGGTGTACTGACGCGCCTGAGCGCGGCCGGGGTGTTCTGGATCAGCCGCCTCCCGCCCAATGCCGTGGCGGCCGTGGGCGACGAGCGCCCGTCCGAGGTGTGGCGCCTGCTCCGGCAATGGTCGGGGGATCTGCTCGACCTGCGTGTCACGGCCGGGAACGAGACCCGGATCGGGTGCCGGTTGCTGGCCTTCCGGTGCCCGCCCGGGGTCGCGGCCCGGCGCCGGGAGCAGTCGGCCGAAAGGCAGAGGAAGAAGGGGCGGGTGGTGAGCGAGCGGTTGCGGGTGCTGTGCGAGTGGACCGTATTCGCCACCAACCTGCCGGCCGACCGGTTCACGCCGGAACAGGTGTGGGTGCTGTACCGCCTGCGGTGGCAGGTGGAGTTGCTGTTGAAGCTGTGGCGATCCCACGGCGGGGTCGGCCAGTCCCACGGGCGGCTCGGGCACCGGGGACTGTGCGAAGTGTACGCCAAGCTGCTGGCGATGGTGGTTCGGCACTGGTTGCTGCTGACGGGCGGTGGCCCATTGGCTCGGATGAATCCGGTGCGCGCGGCCCGCGAGGCACGCCGGTTCGCGCTCGCCGTTGCCGATGCGCTACCGTGCGCCCGGCGCCTCCGCCGGGTGCTCCGATCACTTCGCGACACGTTGGCGCTCCTCCGCCCTCGGCATCGACGGAGGAAACGGCCCTCGGCCCTCGAACTACTCTTCGAGCCCCAGACACCCAGCTAA
- a CDS encoding DUF2190 family protein, with protein MPYDAQFSSGNPLMVDHTPSGAAVPAGTVVVTNDTPRVAHRDIPDGALGALAGEGGVYLMTGDGIIAADKKVYWDATNKKVTLTASTFKIFGVTVTACTGNNATCLVRHDPSA; from the coding sequence ATGCCTTACGACGCACAATTCTCCTCGGGCAACCCACTCATGGTGGACCACACCCCGTCCGGGGCCGCGGTCCCCGCGGGCACCGTCGTGGTGACCAACGACACCCCGCGCGTGGCGCACCGGGACATCCCCGACGGCGCCCTGGGCGCGCTGGCCGGCGAGGGCGGGGTGTACCTGATGACCGGGGACGGGATCATCGCCGCGGACAAGAAGGTGTACTGGGACGCGACCAACAAGAAAGTCACCCTGACCGCGAGCACGTTCAAGATCTTCGGGGTCACCGTAACCGCGTGTACCGGGAACAACGCCACGTGCCTAGTGCGCCACGACCCGAGCGCGTAA